Genomic segment of Euleptes europaea isolate rEulEur1 chromosome 6, rEulEur1.hap1, whole genome shotgun sequence:
CCATCTTGTCTGGGCAGCAGTTGGGGTTGAATAAGGAATTCGATTTTTCTCACAAATAAACAGACGAAGATAAAAATAAACGATATTCAGCTTCCTAGTCTTCACCGCTTTGTTATCTTCCCTTCCTTGCACCCTTCCTCTTAGTTGGAAAAACATTCACTGTGCTTGTGGGAGGCATTGCATAAGTTACTTGCACgttggagggggaaggaaggttagAATAAGCCCTGAAGCTTTTCGTGGAGAATTTCCAGACTAGTAACCTTCAGTTTTAGCAAAAGGAAGCCTCAgtgatttaaaaataaagtaaCCCATTCAAATGGCtgctctttttttattattttttatgacAGAGTGGGTAGAAAACACTTGTCAATAAGGCACCTGCAGTAGTATAAAGCGATCGGGTTGGAGTACAAAGCTAGTGGATCCTTCCTCGTCGGGTCGAGAACTGGAATGAAAGGCAGCAGTTTCCGTCTGTAACAGTGAGGACCATGTTGCATGTCATGCCTCAACATCTGGCTGGCCTCGATGGACGAAGGACGTACTTCATCCCATGGCCCTTTGCAAGGTGGTTTTGTGTGCCTTCGCTAAAACGTCGTCGCTGACTTCCCTAAGGCTAACCAGTGAGTTCCAGACAAGTAGCCTTCGGTTTAGTAAAAGAAAGCCCAcagttgtttaaaaataaagtaaGCCATTCTTCCCTAAGGCTAACCAGTGAGTTTCTGGCATATGAGTGACAAACCAGGAGACCACCTGAGCCATCCTTTTAGCCCTTCGGCTACCTGAGGTGAGCTTGCAAAAGCCCTCTgcacatagggggttaccgcattatgtattcccagcgatgtattaagagtttgaaaatgttaaaaaaaacatcgctttaaaagggtttttggataccacggctaaacaatggttggaagacgtcttcacagctaaaggggccaaacaaagtgcgaacggtattttttataacattttcaaactcttaatacatcttaATCACTCCGGTGGCCTGGCCAGGTGGAGAGTTCCAGCCGTTCGTTACCTGTCAGCACGAGCTGTCCCTACACAAGGGGTGCCTACACAAGGGGGTCCTGAAGGCCCTGCACGCCTGCCACCCGGGGATCGTGCGAATGAGGCGCTAGCCAGGAGCTACGTCTGGTGGCCAGGCATCGATCCTGCAGTTGAGGAGTGGGTCAGCCAGTGCCGACCCTGCCAGGAGCCCTGACCGGAAATGCCACAGGCCCTGACTCAACGCTGGGAATCAACCCGCACCCCCTGGTCCCGCATACATATTGATTTCGCGGGCCCCTTTCAGGGTAAGACTTTCTTGGTCGTGGTCGACTCCTACTCCAAATGGTTGGAGGTAGTCACCGTCCCATCCATGACGGCGCGCGGGGTCGTTCGGGAGCTGTGCCGCCttttcccaacccacagcctGCCGGACACGGTGATCTCGGACAACTGGGCACAATTCACGTCAGCCGAATTCCAGGACTTTATGGCAAGGAACTTGATTCACCACGTAACCTTGGCGCCTTTCCACCCATTCACCAACTGCCAGGCTGAGCTGATGGTCCGGACAACAAAAGAAGCCCTGCGGCGACTAACCCACGGAGACTGGGACGCAGACCTGGTGGACTTCTTACTAGCCCAGCAAGTCACCCCAAGCTCCGTGACCGGGAAGAGCCCTGCCGAGCTCATGATGGGTCGCCGGCCTAAGACGCTGCTCGACCGCCTACACCCAGACCTCGCACCCGATAAAACTGGCCGAGAGGCACCTACAGCCACCCTGAAGGTCGTTGAGCAGGAATACCCCATCTATGCCCGGAACTACGGGGCAGGTCCGGCATGGATCCCGGCCATGGTCCAGGAAGCAACTGGCCCGGTATCATACCAGGTCACCACCCCGGAAGGCCGAGTTTTGAGGCGGCACATTGACCAACTGTGCCGCTGCCCGGCCGACCTCAACCCCGCCACGGTGACTCCAGAGCTCCCCAGCATCGCGGACCCGGAGATCGCCGGAGCGGCAGGACCTGAGCTGATAGGTGAGTCACCAACAGTCTCACGGATGGAATTCCCCGAAGCTCGGGCGGCGGAAGCACCCGCCACCTCGGGCACGAGCAGCGCCGTGATCCCGGATCTACGGATGCCCCAAGCTCCAGCAACTCCTGTTCCCGCTCCCCGCCGGTTGCAACGGGCCCGAACAAGACCGGCCTATCTTGAGGACTTTGTATGCTCGAGCATTGTcgggacttaggggggaggggtgttatgtatgtgttagaaggtaagcagggggaaatcctAGGAGCTTGAGACCTGGGCAAAGGCTCCTAGCCCTGCTCGCCCCATTGGCCAAAACCGGGCcgcgctattggccctaagccagcgtgCGCCATTGAGCATAGggaggttgttcccccctatcacagatcagggggggagcggccacaggcggccaggggggcatataagcaggaccattcccaatgtatccccagttctgttctaccctacaataaacgttggttgcattgaactccgtctccgacctcttgaatcctgcccacgcagacttaacagtcAGGATGAATCTCTTGATCAAGGCCTTGATACAAAAATAAGAGAAtgtaaggaggaagaagaagaatttggctGTTTGAATAATTGGAaaaatttcgggtttattaaacccaaacctgaaaatacACGGATCACAGCTGAGTGCTGGGCGCCATGGAGCCCGGCGTTCAGTTCTACGCCGCTGGGGTGTAAAGATCCCCGCTGCTTGCCAACTCTCCGGCAGGCAGCACAAATCTGATCCCCTTGGGCCTCGGCGAAGTTTGTGGACTTTGCAGAGGCCAGGCGCTGGCGatctgactcagccagcaggtaagtaaggggggaagggaagaggggaaggatgggggggggaaataatggcggggagggaagagagaaggggagggaggggaaaaatggtagcagggccaaagcagctccaaataatgctggaaaatttggcattatttgggatccactttttttgctcccttttattgccgccatttttAAACCGGTAACCCAACCCTCCTGGAAAATAgcgaaaaggtattttttgggaTTTCCCCCGGttcggctttagccaaatgcatacccttattggcaaccctagtgtgcaggCAGTGTGCGTGACTGTGACTCGAGGTGATAGGAACGCTTGTAAATGGGTAGAGAAAAGAAGCACAGCCAGGTGGGTTGGCAAGAAGAGTGGCCGAGTAGTGGGCAGAGGGGAGGCCATGGCCCCTCAAAACCTGGCACCAGCCCAGCATCCCAGATAATTTTACAGAACTGGTTTTGATAGCATTTGACTCAGGTGATGATTCCACACGTCCCAGCATCAATACAAATAACATTGCGTGGCTTCTGTTTGGATTTTGCTGACTACACAAAAAGAAGACGAGTTCTGATTCTGCTATTCTGATTCTGCTATTCTGATTCTGTGTTAAACAAATCATTTGAAAATGGAGATCCTCTGAAGTCAAACAATTCTCCTACGTTTCACCTGGATCTTAACATTGTCAGCTCCAAAAGGAACATGTGCTAGTTGCATTCACATTCAGGACTTATTGCATGCTTTTGCTGGTGCGGACGGGTTCCATTTTTCCCGAAGGCCGCAAATAAGAAACCCAGTGTCTCTTGGTTATGTCATAGGATCTTTGAATTGTTTTCCTTCCATTGTATCATGtcacaggctagggttgccaggcccctcttcgacactggtgggaggttttgggggtgcagcctgaggagggctgggtttggggaggggagggacttcaatgccctagagtccaattgccaaagcggctattttctccaggtgaactgatctctatcagctggagatcagttgtaatagcaggagatctccagctagtacctggaggttggcaaacctatctcaGGTGCATCtaggtaaaaaaagaagaagctttttCTGTATcggctgccttgagcaggggaAACTATGGTGTTAATGGGCTTGGCAGCCTTGTAAATACAGCTCTGCAGTGGTTAGAAAAGCAAATAGATGTGAGAAGACTGAAGAGGCTGCAGGACTGAGGAGTCGCAGActgggagaggcctccagaggtCAAGTCCCTCATGGCCCTGGGAATGCTTTGGTTGGATGCTAGCATGGGCGGGGCCTTCGTTTCCAGGCAGTATCATAGGACCCTACAGGAGCTGCAGCATTCGGCACAGTGTGGCTTCTTTTTCTTGGGGCTGAAGATCGTGAGGATCGCTTCATCAAAGACAGCCTTCAGGCCCTTCTGCGTCAAAGCTGAACACTCCAAGTAGCACTGGGCCCCGATcttgaaagagagggagaaaaccaggCATTAATGGGGCTGAGCACTGTACAACATTTCTATGTTTAgttctctgggttggaaaatacctggggactttggaggtgaagcctggggagggcggggtttgggcagggtataatgctatagagttagggatgccagacttcaggtgggatctgggtagggttgccagctccaggttgggaaatacctggagattttgggggtggatctcaGAGTgcaccgtcattccactctgggggctgtcatttcagtcccagagcgcagattctgttccctggaaccattattccactctgggggctgtcaatccagtgccgGAGTAGTCTGTCCGGGCCAAATGACCTTAATGGAAAacccattctgcattttctttgcaactgtttttgtgctgtaatgtatttcaatagaGCCCATGCAAGTGCAGCTAAGTTGGTTCCTGATTATGCAAACACTCTCTTCCTCCCCGCCCCGCACTTTGGCTGGATGAGGAGGGGGAAACCTGGATTGCCTTATGCACACAAGTAGCTGCAATTTGAACCAagttgatctcagagcagactttaaatccgtggcaaaacagcattgggaaaacccgAGAAAAGTGTGGAGTGGGCGTGAGGTCAACTACGAGAgatagaaaactcatgcataactccaaggaacaacctagTCAGTCCAGTGGTgaatgtgagtcaaagtacccatgcataaaggacctagcTCAACATGCAAGAATACTTTGCATTTTCTGTTCTGATCCAGATAATGGCAGGTAAGCAGGTTTCTGTGTATGTAATGATGGTAATTAAAAAGGAAGAGATAGGAAGAAAACCACTATACCTCTTTTGCCAGTTTGATGCCATGTTCGTAAGTCAGGGGTTTCTCCTTCATGTAGAATAATCGGGTCAAGGTTTTGGGATCGTCTCGTAGGTCAATCTAAAAAGTTAACAGATATACAAATCTCTGGTCACAATATCTGAGCAGGAAACTTTGGGATTTATTTCAAACTTCTCATCCCTGCAGTTTCAACCCCATCAAATTTTTGTTCTCATTTCATTTCTCCTTCATGTGAATTATCCCACGGTTCCTTATTTCTGCACTATTCTTTTTCCTCGTGCTGAATTTTTCCTACAAAATTGATTTTTCAATGTGATTTGTGCATCcatatattatgtaaaataagtcatgatgggtagctgtgtttgtctgtagaagtagaaaagagcaagagtccagtagcaccttaaagactaacaaaatttctggcagggtatgagctttcgtgagtcacaggtcacttcttcagataactggtatctgaagaagtgagttgtgactcacgaaagctcataccctgccagaaattttgttaagtctttaaggtgctattggactcttgctctttcctaggTATTATGGGTCATGCATATAAATGATGCAGTTTATTCATATAAACACCATATAACTTGTGCATTAAAGCATTCCTCAATGCTCCACACTATGTTGACTCTCTTCCTGTTGTGGTGCTGTTAGTCAGAGAAGCACTCCCCCCCAGAAGTTGGCAACAATCCTAATTCGACACACTTGTGTTCACCCATGTTTCCAATATTTGTATTCTTTGTTTAAAGGATTACCATGGCTACCTTTATTTCATTATTATCAAGTCTGATTTCCCCACATCCCTTCGACCAATCTTTGTTTTGACATATTCCCCTCAAAAACATAgctacaaataaaaaaaaacaaaatgacaAATTGGATAAAAGTTCAGAGTGAATGTCAATTAAAAATAGATtgcactgagtcagaccctcagtccatcaaggttagtcttgtctacactgactggcagcagctcgccagggtctcagggcgaggtctttcacgtcatctacTACCGGATCTTTTTAACGGgcgatgtcggggattgaacctgggaccttctgcatgccaagcagacgctccaccaccgagccacagccctcaaacaGGCTCTTTGCAGCTCGTTCGTATGGTGGTATTAGAATCTGGCCATAAGATTATGTGTTAATTCCAACACCCCTATGAAGGAACCTATTGTCTGAACCAACTCTGCagagggttggggaccccttgtATACAAAAGGGAGGACAGGACCAGGGAGGGGAAGCAGCAGTGCGGAGTGGATCATGAGGGGAATCTCTTGCCTCGTCCCCAGGCAAAGAGTTGTCTTTCCAAAGAGggagaataaggttgccaggtgtccccccCACCCGGCCACTGGCGGAGGATGGGGGCCCATGgtgttgctagctccaggttgggaaactcctggagatttgggggtggagtctggggaggagagggacttcagagcCAGCACGGCATAATCtttaagaacagcagactctaatctggagaaccgggtccaaTACAGACCTCTTGTGaggcaggcggggctgagagagttctgagacaactgtgattagtagggtccctctttgccaccagcgggaggtttgtggggctgaggctgaggagggcagggttcggggcgggacttcagtgccttagagtccaattgccaaagtggtcattttctccaggtgaactgatctctattggatggagatcagttgtaatagcaggagatctccagctagtacctggaggttagcaaccctagtgactagcccaaggtcacccagcaggcttcgtgtggagaagtggggaatcaaacaccagattagagtccgccgctcttaaccactacaccatgccggctctcacgGGCAAATTTTGGCAGAAACTGCCTGCTTAAGATCTATCTGGGGTTCTTTCTACCTCCTGCACCTGGGAGCTGAGGCTGTCGGAGGAGCAGTATTGGTTATTGTCTTGAGCTTTTTCCAGATGGAGCATCTCACCTTGCCTGAAGCCGTATCTCGCACCTGACCTGTTTTCTGAGTGTGCTTTGGGGTCGTGGCCCGGAGCCTGTTGGAGAGCGTCTTTCGGACTGCGTTGGTGAGATATTTGTTCTGAGCTTCTGAATGGGGGTTGTCTGCTGCTGCTCCTTAAGCTGTTTTTCCTAccacttcctcttcctctaaaACCTCTGCCTGTACAAGGGCCTGCTGAAAAACCCTAATCTTGGGCAAATGGacattttagagcaggggtgtcaaacatacggcccgcgggccgaatccggccccttgagagctcgtatctggcctgcaagccagcggAGGCAGCCACCCCATGTCCCGATCAGGGCTGGAGAGTGCGCTGTGGGttcgccagctgaggcagccacgcctccatcccgatctgggctggcgaggcatggcccggcctgaccaagtgacatttatgtcctatccggtcctcgtaacaaatgagttcaacacccctgttttagagtaAGAGCACTATCTAGCGTGCATGCATAGGAGCCAAGGCCCTGTTGTTAAAGGCAGACTAGGGGGCTGTGTTCTGCAAACTCCTGCGGTCCCCGGTGGCTTGTCTACTGCCCCCTTTCTGCCATTCACCTGCGTTCCTATCAGGACGTAAGGCACATGCGGCATGCAGACTTTCAGTTCCGGCACCCATTCTTCCTGGACGTTGTGGTACGAGGCGGAGTTTACAACAGAGAAGCAGATTAAGAACACGTCCGTGTTGGCGTAGGAGAGGGGTCGTAGCTGATTGTAGTCCTCCTGCCAAGTAAGGGAAAGAATACAAGTTAGGGCATCGCGACAGCAGTGAAATATGAAGAAAACTGAAGTCATTGATTTTCTCCGAAATAGGGAAGGGGGGCATTGATTCctaagggtctgatccagcatggcttttcttatgtaagttccctttctctttcctcctTTCCACGTCTCTTTATTGCCAAGGAGATCTCTTAGCACAACCACAAGATGGCAGCAGATATTTGGATTATTGGAACCCCTTTGGCAGTCCTCCCTCCCTCAAATATCCAAGACTTTCCTGGTCTGAAAGGTGAAGCTCAGGGCACTGTTAAGAATTTATATTTAGAAATATAAAGCAGTAATTAAGTACGATAAGGAATATAatactttttatctgttttgcttCATAACTCGTTTTAAAACGCTGTTTAATATAAATATTGCGTTTATTAAGTACCAAACAAAGTATCTTCTGGTTTATGATAAAAATATtaggatagatcacgatgggtagccgtgttagtctgtcaatagtagtagaaaagagcaagagtccagcagcaccttaaagactaacaaaatttctggcagggtatctgaagaagtgagctgtggctcacgaaagctcataccctgccagaaattttgttagactttaagatgctacttgacttttgctcttttctactaatattAGGATAATTATTGTTTAATGGTTATTATTACTTTATTATATATTGCTTATAATTTCCATTGTCCTTTATTACATATTGCTCGTTAT
This window contains:
- the RHOJ gene encoding rho-related GTP-binding protein RhoJ, with the translated sequence MGTKKCGSKSKTEGTGMSSSAEEDSDSSGTKKMLKCVVVGDGAVGKTCLLMSYANDAFPEEYVPTVFDHYAVTVTVGGKQHLLGLYDTAGQEDYNQLRPLSYANTDVFLICFSVVNSASYHNVQEEWVPELKVCMPHVPYVLIGTQIDLRDDPKTLTRLFYMKEKPLTYEHGIKLAKEIGAQCYLECSALTQKGLKAVFDEAILTIFSPKKKKPHCAECCSSCRVL